GGGAACGCCGTCTCGGTCACCGATGATGATGACTTTTTTGGTTTTCAAATCAACCATAGCATCCTCCTAGGATAAATTTTTTAAGGCAGGATAACCTGCCCCACGGTCTATTAAACCGTATCTTTAAAAAGCCGTTAAAAAACTTATCGTCTTTTTCCGGCTTAAAAGATTAAAACTTAAGATTAGATGTATTTTTTTACCATCTCTTCGATTTGATTAATGGTCAAATCGCTTCCGGTAACGCTGTCTTTTCTCTCACCGTCAATATAGATGAGCATTGTGGGAAGACCTAAAACCTGCTCTTTCATAGCAACGCGTCTTGCACCGTCAATATTGAATGAGCAAAACTTTGCCTTTCCGGCATGGCGTTCTGCCATTGCGTGAACATCCGGCATTAATTGTTTACAGGGAACGCATCCGTCCGACCAAAAATCTACAAAGGTTACACCCTTTGACTGATGAACTTCTTGTTCAAAATTTTCTTTTGTCAATTCAATCATTTTCTTCTCCTTATTTTTTCATAGCCATTTTGGCTTTGATATCGTCGATATAGTGGCCTGCCCAAATACCGGCAAGCGCACCGTCGGCAGCTGCCGTAACAACCTGCCGTGATTCTTTTTGAATAACATCGCCTACGCCGTAAATACCGGGTACGTTTGTTTCCATTTTTCCGTTTGTGAGGATGTAGCCGTTTTCATCAAGGTCTACCAAGCCCTGAATAAAGGCGGTTTGAGGATTGTGTCCGATAAATACGAATACGCCTTCGGTATCGAATTTGGAGGTTTCGCCTGTTTTTGTATCTTTTAAGATAACGCTGTCTACAAGGCCGTCTCCGCAAACTTCTTCAACAACTGCATTCCATTTAAAGGCCATTTTGGGGTTGGCAAAAGCCTTTTCCTGAATGGATTTTGCAGCTCTAAGTTCGTCTCTTCGGTGAATAATAGTTACCTTGTCGGCAAATTTTGTAAGATACATAGCTTCTTCAACAGCAGAGTCTCCGCCGCCGATAACTACGATTTCGCACTCTTCAAAGAAGGCACCGTCGCATGTTGCGCAGTATGAAACACCCTTGCCCCAGTGCTCT
The DNA window shown above is from Treponema denticola and carries:
- the trxA gene encoding thioredoxin TrxA; this encodes MIELTKENFEQEVHQSKGVTFVDFWSDGCVPCKQLMPDVHAMAERHAGKAKFCSFNIDGARRVAMKEQVLGLPTMLIYIDGERKDSVTGSDLTINQIEEMVKKYI
- the trxB gene encoding thioredoxin-disulfide reductase translates to MSEKYDLVIIGGGPGGMAAGIYAARSKLKTVILEEKPNQGGQCYITEEIENYPGFPESSGPALTEAFKKHAEKFGVEFKRARAEKIELVPNSPTRIVHGSDGVKYECLAVVVATGASARELGCKGEKEHWGKGVSYCATCDGAFFEECEIVVIGGGDSAVEEAMYLTKFADKVTIIHRRDELRAAKSIQEKAFANPKMAFKWNAVVEEVCGDGLVDSVILKDTKTGETSKFDTEGVFVFIGHNPQTAFIQGLVDLDENGYILTNGKMETNVPGIYGVGDVIQKESRQVVTAAADGALAGIWAGHYIDDIKAKMAMKK